The Candidatus Hydrogenedentota bacterium DNA window ACCTTGTAGCCCATCAGAATACAGTCTTCAAAGTCGACATGAAGGTACTTGCCGTCAATATCGCAGCAAATGATGCCTGAGCCGGGTGTGCCGCCGGGCTGCGAGAAGTTCAGTGTGATCAGGCGGCAGTCCTTGAACTTCACGCGCGTGTAAAGCTTGAAACTGGGGTAGGCACACTGCAAGGCGTTATCCGGCGACACAATCGTGCAATCTTCAAAGATGGCATCGGGAAAGTCCGGCATCGAGGTGTGGTGAGCGCGAACATACACGCCACCGGCATCGCCCCACCAATCGAGGTTGGCGTAGTAACAGTGGCGGTACACGACGGGCTCGTCTTTGCGGCCAACGTGTCCGGCCGCGCAGGTGCCCGAAAAACGTCCGATACCGACGCAGTTCTCCATCAGTCCGGATAATTCCGCGCCCTCACGATTGGTGTATGCCCAACTGAATCCGCCCTCGGAGCCCGCAGAATATAGATTGCGCAAGATCCACCGGTCCCAATCGTCAGTTGAGTACTCGGGAGTGCACTTGACCGGTCCCCACCAGTCGACGCTTTTCAAACCCGATTCTGGCTGGTCGGATTCGACGATTTTGAAGGGAGGGTTGCCGAACTTGTGGGCCAGGCTGGTGTCCACCCGAACGGCTACGCCGGGGCAACTCGAATCGACGACGACCCAACCGGTCGCGCCGGATCCCAGCTTGCCGTCGCCATCGCCGACCAAGAGGTTGTACGAACCTTTCGCGCCGGGATGACCCGTGTACAGGTTAGCCTCGACATACGTGTCAGGCCGAACGATTACGCGGTGGCCGCCGTTGTTGTCGGGTATGGCGGACAAGCCCGCTTGAATCGTGTTGAATGCCTTTTCCCACGTGCTGCCGTCGGAGTTGTCGCCGAGTTTGGAGACGTAGATCGTTTTGCCCTTGTTGCCCGAATAATCCGCGGCGGCAGGGTCCCATGGTTCGGCAAATGCCAACGACCCGAAACATAGGAGAACCGTGGCACAGATAACAGCGATTGCAGGGTTGCGTTTGAGCGCATTGAAGGTACTCGTCCTATGCATTCTCTCAACTCCTCTTAACCTCTTCATGTCGATTGGTAGTCTTCTTATTCTACAGGCAACTGATCGGGCCAGATGTTGGCCGTGCGAGCCTGCACGTTAGGCATGGCGGGCAACGGCGCACTCGGAATTGGCTCATACCAGAACGAGGCACACGACCAATCGCTTTCCGTTTCTCCGCCTGGAAACCCCAGTTGTTGAATGGTGATACGTATATCCTTCTGCCACACGATTGGATCCGGCAGATGCCAACGATACATGGACACAAAGTCCTTCTCTTTAAGGCTGCATCCGTTGTAGAGAAACGTCGCTACTTGAATCCCCCAGGAGAGACCAACATAGTCTTCGCTTCCCGTGCCGCAGATGGTGGGAAACTCGGTATCGCCATCCATGTACATTTTCACTTCGCCTTCTCCCCACCATTGTTCCGGGTGGAGGTTCCGGATTCCGATCACGGTGCCAACGTAGCGGCCCTTGCCTTTTCGTTGCGGCAGTAGTTCGAAGTCCTGTTTTCGAGTCGTGGGGTTTTCGCGGCGAAACAGTGTGTGGAGGCGACCGACATCAGCCGGATGCTTGTCGCCAAGGGTGTAGTCGATTTGATAATAGAACAGGATTTCGGTGTCGTGCTCGTTGCTGATAGTAATTGTCGCCTGCTTTGAGAACGGCATAGGCAGCCAGAAACTCAGGCCTGACAAAGGTCCTATCGAGTGGACTGCAGATTGGTACGCCGACACTTTGCCATGAGCAAATCCGAAGAAGTCGCCTATCGGACACTCGATGCTCGGATGCTGCTGCCCGTCCCATTTCGCGCGCAAAACCAGACTGCGCAATACAGCAGGCTGATTCGGGGCAATGTTAGGAGGCATGGCGCGCATGGTCATCCAAATGTGGCGGATGGTGCCCGAGCCTTTAATGTCGCAGAGCTGAACGGTCTCGCCCGGTTTCAGAACCCGAGATGGGGCTCCTTTTCGTCCAGGGCCCCATTGGCCCGCGGCCTTACCTCCCTCGCCGGGGGCGCCGGTCGGATTCTCGAATGAGATGGACCGCGATACAAGGCCGGTATCGAGGAGGTACGGTTGGTGAACAACGTCTATCGGCTGTTGGGCGCTGGCTGTCAAACAAAAGCAGAAAATCGGAAGCGCGATACATGAAATGGCACATGTGACCAAGCCGATCGTTCTGCTGAAGGAACTACTATTCGGCATACTTCGTCTCCCTTGTACTTGACTTCGAGCCCACCTATGTCATTGGACATTTTCCGTGCTGACCAAGGTGTACGAGCTACCGCTTCGCGTCGGGAACTCGAGTACATTACCTTCCAGTGTTTGTATCTCTCCGCCCTTCTCTTTCAATCGAGCTTTTTCTGTACCCCAAGGATTCAGAAGACGACACGGCGCTCCGCGACGGCTGGTAATCTTCACTTCCGTGACGCGACCTTGTTTGCGCTCCGCTGAGACTTCGAACGCGCCTTCTCCCACGAGTCCGGCAAATCGGGCGTCCATGCCGGTTGGCAGAACAGGGAAGAGGCGTAACAGCGGTTTGCCGGTGGCGTCGGGATGTGACTGCAGCAGGTGTTCGGCAACTACGCCGGCTGCTGCGAAGTTCTCGGTGAAAATGGCCAACTTCATGAATCGCGGGCACTTGTCTGCGAGCGCCATTTCGAGCACTCCGTTAGGATATTGACGCTTGCGCACGTCGGCGAGAAACTGGGCCAGGCTATCGTCGATTCCCAAACGCGCGCGCTCCACACCGAGCGCCACCATGCTGTTGTTGCCGTTGGTCTGGATTAGCTTTGCCGTACGGCGGGCAATTTCGATTTGCCGTGGATTGGCCCAGAGTGTTGGATCTTCGCCCGGAAAGACAGGGAACAAGGGCACCGGATTGTTGTACTCAATCGGTGGTGCGTCGCGGACATCGACGAAGATCGTCCCCTCGGGCGATTCAAAGGTGGGGTAGTCAGAAAGATTCGTCGCCAGGGCGCGCCAACGCGCGGCCTT harbors:
- a CDS encoding DUF2961 domain-containing protein produces the protein MPNSSSFSRTIGLVTCAISCIALPIFCFCLTASAQQPIDVVHQPYLLDTGLVSRSISFENPTGAPGEGGKAAGQWGPGRKGAPSRVLKPGETVQLCDIKGSGTIRHIWMTMRAMPPNIAPNQPAVLRSLVLRAKWDGQQHPSIECPIGDFFGFAHGKVSAYQSAVHSIGPLSGLSFWLPMPFSKQATITISNEHDTEILFYYQIDYTLGDKHPADVGRLHTLFRRENPTTRKQDFELLPQRKGKGRYVGTVIGIRNLHPEQWWGEGEVKMYMDGDTEFPTICGTGSEDYVGLSWGIQVATFLYNGCSLKEKDFVSMYRWHLPDPIVWQKDIRITIQQLGFPGGETESDWSCASFWYEPIPSAPLPAMPNVQARTANIWPDQLPVE